GGAAGCTATCAGCACTCTTGCACTCTATTCCAACTCCTGTATTGGGAGGTTTGTCTATTGCCCTCTTTGGGGTTATCGCTGCTAGTGGTTTGAAAATTTTAGTTGAACATAAGATTGATTTTGATAATAAAAAGAATCTCTTGATTGCAAGTGTGATCTTAGTATCAGGGATCGGTGGTTTGATGATTGACCTCGGTGGTCTCCAAATCACGGGTGTGGCAACGTCAACCATTCTTGGGATTGTGTTGTATCAAATCCTTCCAGAACCAAAAGTTGATGAGGCTTAGTCCATTCTGGTAGTGAACAAGTTTGAATGGATTTAAACATTATAAAAACGAGGAACAAACTCTGATGGCAGAGTTGGTGTTCCTCGTTTTTTTATGATGGATTGGATTTCCAAAGAGGCTTTCCTTCATTAGTTGACTGCGTTTATTAAATTGTAATGATTGTTATCGTGGTGGAAGACCAAGGGCGATACGTCCGTATCGGCTGATTCGTGTAATTTTCCAAGCGGGTGACCAAGTCACTTCAACCTTGACATCTTCGATCCCCTCGATTTCCTTGAGGCGCGAAACGATTTCGATCGGAAGGCTCTCAGCACAGCTACAAGCCGTATCGGTAAAGGTCATAACCACCTTGCAAGTGCCGGTTTCATCTAGATGGATCTCGTAGATCAGTCCTAGGTTATAGACATCTAACTCAACATCGGTATCAAATACAAGCTCCAATTTTTCGATTAACGACTTCTCTAGTGCCAGGGCGCGGTCATTGATTTTGATATCCTCTCTCATCGCAAGATCCTTTCAGTGTAGTATGGCTTCCATTTTCTCATAATTCGGCTGATAAGGCAAGAAGAGAAAGACGATTTGAACGTGTCGAACGAAGGAAATTCGGTCCAGTCTCCATTTCTCTTCGAATTTGTGGTAAAATAGAGGCAAAAGTAAGACAAAGGATGAAGGCTATGAAATTACAAAAACCAAAAGGGACCCAGGATATCCTTCCTGGCGATTCAGCGAAATGGCAATATGTAGAAGGCTTTGCACGCAAGGTCTTTGCGCGATACAATTATGATGAAATCCGCACACCGATCTTCGAACATTATGAAGTCATCAGCCGTTCAGTAGGGGATACGACGGATATCGTTACCAAAGAAATGTATGACTTCTATGATAAGGGAGACCGTCATATCACGCTTCGTCCAGAAGGAACAGCTCCTGTTGTCCGCTCCTATGTAGAAAATAAACTCTTTGCGCCTGAGGTACAAAAACCAAGTAAGTTCTATTACATAGGCCCAATGTTCCGCTACGAACGTCCTCAAGCAGGTCGTTTGCGTCAATTCCACCAAATTGGGGTAGAATGCTTTGGATCGAGCAATCCTGCAACGGATGTCGAAACCATTGCCATGGCAGCGCAATTCCTGAAAGAATTGGGAATTGACAATGTAACCTTGCACTTGAACACCTTGGGAAGCCCTGCCAGTCGTCAAGCTTATCGTCAAGCCTTGATTGATTACCTCTTGCCAATGAAGGATCAATTGTCTAAGGACAGCCAACGTCGCTTAGAAGAAAATCCGCTTCGTGTTTTGGATTCAAAAGAAAAAGAAGACAAGGCAGCGGTTGAACAGGCTCCTTCCATCCTAGACTATCTAGATGAAGAAAGCCAAGCGCATTTTGATGCGGTTCGTCGGATGTTGGAAGACTTGGGGGTAGCCTATGTCATCGATACCAATATGGTGCGTGGCTTGGATTACTACAACCACACGATTTTTGAGTTCATTACAGAAATTGAAGGCAATGAATTGACAGTCTGTGCGGGTGGTCGCTATGATGGTTTGGTGGAATACTTCGGTGGTCCTGCGACAGCTGGTTTTGGCTTTGGTATCGGTGTGGAACGGATCCTTCTCGTTCTTGAAAAGAAAGGCATTGAATTACCGATCGAAACAGGATTAGATGCTTATATTGCCGTTCTAGGAGATGAGGCCAATGAAGCAGCGCTTAGCTTGGTTCAAGCCCTTCGAATCCAAGG
Above is a window of Streptococcus sp. LPB0220 DNA encoding:
- the hisS gene encoding histidine--tRNA ligase codes for the protein MKLQKPKGTQDILPGDSAKWQYVEGFARKVFARYNYDEIRTPIFEHYEVISRSVGDTTDIVTKEMYDFYDKGDRHITLRPEGTAPVVRSYVENKLFAPEVQKPSKFYYIGPMFRYERPQAGRLRQFHQIGVECFGSSNPATDVETIAMAAQFLKELGIDNVTLHLNTLGSPASRQAYRQALIDYLLPMKDQLSKDSQRRLEENPLRVLDSKEKEDKAAVEQAPSILDYLDEESQAHFDAVRRMLEDLGVAYVIDTNMVRGLDYYNHTIFEFITEIEGNELTVCAGGRYDGLVEYFGGPATAGFGFGIGVERILLVLEKKGIELPIETGLDAYIAVLGDEANEAALSLVQALRIQGFKAERDYLGRKLKAQFKSADVFAAKTLITLGSSEVESGQVTVKNNQTRQEVTVALESLKKDFPSVLAELGLA
- a CDS encoding metal-sulfur cluster assembly factor; protein product: MREDIKINDRALALEKSLIEKLELVFDTDVELDVYNLGLIYEIHLDETGTCKVVMTFTDTACSCAESLPIEIVSRLKEIEGIEDVKVEVTWSPAWKITRISRYGRIALGLPPR